In a single window of the Aridibaculum aurantiacum genome:
- a CDS encoding RecQ family ATP-dependent DNA helicase gives MPSPHEILQQYWGYSSFRPLQKEIIQSVLDGKDVLALLPTGGGKSICFQVPAMVNEGICLVISPLIALMKDQVHNLKKKNIPALSIYSGMSHYEVKETLQNACYGHYKFLYVSPERLETQLFKEYLPALKLNLIAVDEAHCISQWGYDFRPPYLRIAKLRSEFPNVPILALTASATPVVQKDICDKLHFANPGIFRQSFARDNLSMSAFNAESKINKLVDILQKVPGSAIVYCRNRKKTKEIAHLLHLNHISADYYHAGLLQADRSHKQERWIKNEITVIVCTNAFGMGIDKPDVRVVVHVDIPDNLENYYQEAGRAGRDGKRSFAVLLYTQQELAELKELPAKKYPSVKDIRDIYQAVANFLQLPVGSGEGQYFDFNLNDFVRKFKLETIPVVNALKALEQEGHLAFNEQVFISTKISFSCSKETLHAFEASHPAYDNVVKYLLRTYEGIFDNLVSVNENLLARLTKLSTEELQQQLKALQAFGIIEYHPQKETPQLFFLQDRAPAEYLVFNQHDYLKRKEEYKLRVQAMEQYVMLQDKCRSQYIGHYFGDTELQTCSSCDNCLEKKNSQLTDEEFKIISQRILHHISSAEADIKLLLDHMKGLKKEKVWQVLDYLQAEGKLSVDAKGLIRKA, from the coding sequence TTGCCTTCACCACACGAAATACTACAACAGTACTGGGGCTACAGTTCCTTCCGTCCATTACAGAAGGAAATCATCCAATCTGTTTTGGATGGTAAAGATGTGCTTGCACTGCTACCAACCGGTGGAGGAAAATCCATTTGTTTCCAGGTGCCGGCAATGGTGAACGAAGGCATTTGCCTCGTGATCAGTCCGCTGATAGCACTAATGAAAGACCAGGTGCATAACCTGAAAAAGAAAAACATTCCTGCGCTTTCCATCTACAGCGGCATGAGCCACTATGAAGTAAAAGAAACACTTCAGAATGCATGCTATGGCCACTACAAGTTCCTTTATGTTTCACCGGAGCGGTTGGAAACGCAACTATTTAAAGAATATCTACCTGCTCTTAAACTCAATCTAATTGCAGTAGATGAAGCGCATTGTATATCGCAATGGGGGTATGATTTCAGGCCGCCTTACCTGCGCATTGCCAAATTACGCAGCGAATTTCCAAACGTGCCTATACTTGCTCTTACCGCCTCTGCAACACCCGTTGTACAAAAGGACATATGCGACAAACTTCATTTTGCCAACCCAGGAATCTTTCGGCAATCCTTTGCACGAGACAATCTTTCCATGAGTGCTTTCAATGCAGAAAGCAAGATCAACAAGCTGGTAGATATTTTACAAAAAGTACCAGGCTCAGCTATTGTTTACTGCCGCAACAGGAAAAAAACAAAAGAGATCGCACACCTCCTACATCTGAACCATATTTCTGCAGATTATTACCATGCAGGTTTGCTGCAGGCTGATAGAAGCCATAAACAGGAACGATGGATAAAGAATGAAATTACAGTGATTGTTTGCACCAATGCATTTGGGATGGGTATTGACAAACCTGATGTGCGGGTGGTGGTGCACGTAGATATTCCTGATAACTTGGAGAACTACTACCAGGAAGCAGGCCGTGCTGGCAGAGATGGCAAACGATCTTTTGCAGTACTACTGTATACGCAGCAGGAGCTTGCTGAACTAAAAGAACTGCCAGCAAAAAAATATCCTTCCGTAAAAGATATCCGCGACATCTACCAGGCTGTTGCTAATTTTTTACAATTACCTGTAGGTAGTGGCGAAGGACAATACTTTGATTTTAATCTCAATGATTTTGTAAGGAAGTTTAAGCTTGAAACCATTCCTGTTGTCAATGCTTTAAAAGCACTCGAACAGGAAGGACACCTTGCTTTTAATGAGCAGGTTTTTATTTCTACTAAAATATCTTTTAGCTGTTCTAAAGAAACGCTTCATGCATTTGAAGCATCGCATCCTGCTTATGATAATGTGGTAAAATACCTGCTGCGCACCTATGAAGGCATCTTTGATAATCTTGTTTCGGTAAATGAGAACCTGCTGGCGAGGTTAACGAAGCTAAGCACCGAAGAACTTCAGCAACAACTAAAGGCACTACAGGCGTTTGGCATTATCGAGTATCATCCGCAGAAAGAAACACCACAATTATTCTTTCTTCAAGACCGTGCGCCGGCTGAGTATCTTGTTTTTAACCAGCACGATTACCTGAAACGAAAGGAGGAATACAAACTGCGCGTGCAGGCAATGGAGCAGTATGTAATGCTGCAGGATAAATGTCGCAGCCAGTACATTGGCCATTACTTTGGGGATACTGAATTGCAAACTTGCAGCAGTTGCGACAATTGTTTGGAAAAGAAAAACAGCCAGCTGACAGATGAAGAATTCAAGATCATCAGCCAGCGCATATTGCACCACATCAGCAGCGCAGAAGCAGATATAAAGCTACTGCTGGACCACATGAAAGGCCTGAAAAAAGAAAAGGTGTGGCAGGTACTCGACTACCTGCAGGCAGAAGGAAAATTATCTGTTGATGCAAAAGGATTGATCAGGAAAGCCTAG
- a CDS encoding type II toxin-antitoxin system VapC family toxin produces the protein MAMILSDTSVILYFLKGMEFMLPYKEELFSISVITEIELLGVKNIETEDLQIRKALIEQSITYPFTGEIKHLAIKLKQEKSIRIPDAIIAATAIQYNLTLLTTDKDFASIPNLSLILLKPSKN, from the coding sequence ATGGCAATGATATTGTCAGACACGAGTGTCATTTTATACTTCCTAAAGGGAATGGAGTTTATGTTGCCTTATAAGGAAGAATTATTTTCTATATCAGTGATAACTGAAATAGAACTATTAGGTGTAAAAAATATTGAAACAGAAGATCTTCAAATAAGAAAAGCTTTAATAGAACAATCTATAACCTACCCCTTTACTGGGGAAATAAAACATCTTGCTATTAAACTAAAACAAGAGAAGAGCATCAGGATTCCAGATGCTATTATCGCAGCCACCGCTATTCAGTATAATCTAACTTTGTTAACTACCGATAAAGATTTTGCAAGCATCCCAAATTTATCTCTGATCCTTCTCAAGCCCTCTAAAAATTAA
- the tsaE gene encoding tRNA (adenosine(37)-N6)-threonylcarbamoyltransferase complex ATPase subunit type 1 TsaE — MEFTFTLDDIKATAANVWQVHQHQKVWALHGEMGAGKTTFVHALCEVLGVTTAIGSPTYSIINEYASSKAGTIYHMDLYRLRDEEEAMQAGIEDAIYSGNLCLVEWPEKAAMLLPDDCLHLTIQLIDAQTRMISSAKH; from the coding sequence ATGGAATTCACATTCACATTAGATGATATAAAAGCTACAGCAGCAAATGTGTGGCAGGTGCACCAGCACCAAAAAGTGTGGGCGCTTCATGGGGAGATGGGTGCAGGTAAAACTACTTTTGTGCATGCGCTTTGCGAAGTGCTGGGTGTAACCACTGCTATTGGAAGTCCTACTTATTCTATCATCAATGAATATGCAAGCAGCAAAGCCGGAACTATTTATCATATGGATCTTTACAGGCTGCGCGACGAAGAAGAGGCAATGCAAGCTGGCATAGAAGATGCTATCTACAGCGGTAATTTATGCCTGGTAGAGTGGCCGGAAAAGGCTGCAATGCTATTGCCCGATGATTGTCTTCACCTGACCATTCAATTAATAGATGCGCAGACAAGGATGATCAGCTCGGCAAAGCATTAA
- a CDS encoding heavy metal translocating P-type ATPase, with translation MEKISWKVEGMTCSNCALSVSKVLEKQGMKQIAVNPLNGEVAFENATANGGVDKARKNIELLGYTIVSGEEKTGATAPKSKWLRTTKQKFFFCLPFTLLLMAGHLGMTFGWHFLHNPVLELFLCLPVFIVGMSFFGKSAINSLRTGVPNMNVLITLGAVSAFVYSVIGLLTANPGMMFFETAASIITIVFFGNWLEDVSIQKTQKTVRELTKEQKVMANMIAYDDQHNENIFPVENTALQVGDLILIKSGEQVPTDCKILSGDAEINEAIVSGESLPVYKKQGDTIIGGSVVSNGTLKCYVTATGKDTVRSSIVQMMKQAQGHKPPVQKLADKISAIFVPIVITIALVTLAINYFFVDGVTFQQSLMRSIAVLVIACPCAMGLATPAAIAVGLGRAAREGILYTDSKSMELFRNIQQIVFDKTGTLTNGNFVVTEFESSLPADDFKSLVFSLEKFSNHPIAKSIAQQWKTSKVMKWKKVEEIKGIGMKAEDKDGNIYLIGSPRIDDSVQGAHHLYVKKNDEIVGWIDIADELRPEAKEVIDYCRRANIHTIMLSGDSYAKCKAIAETLGIDEVIAEQTPQQKLEKITQLANEKPTIMVGDGINDAPALAKATISISLSQASQLAIQSASVVLMNSGLTKLPLAVQLGKKTYGTIKSNMFWAFIYNIVAIPIAAVGLLTPTAGALIMGFSDVVLAANSLWLNYKKVE, from the coding sequence ATGGAAAAGATAAGTTGGAAAGTGGAAGGTATGACCTGTAGCAACTGCGCACTTAGCGTAAGTAAGGTGCTGGAAAAACAAGGGATGAAGCAAATAGCTGTAAACCCACTGAACGGTGAAGTAGCATTTGAAAATGCAACAGCAAATGGTGGCGTAGACAAGGCCAGGAAAAATATTGAACTGCTAGGATATACAATTGTTTCGGGTGAAGAAAAAACAGGTGCTACAGCACCAAAAAGCAAATGGCTTAGAACAACTAAACAAAAATTTTTTTTCTGCCTGCCCTTTACGCTGCTGCTAATGGCAGGTCACCTGGGGATGACGTTTGGATGGCACTTCCTGCATAACCCTGTACTCGAGTTATTCCTTTGTTTACCGGTATTTATAGTAGGCATGAGCTTCTTTGGTAAGAGCGCCATCAACAGCCTGCGCACAGGTGTTCCTAATATGAATGTGCTGATAACGCTTGGTGCTGTATCAGCTTTCGTGTACAGCGTCATTGGCCTATTGACAGCCAATCCCGGTATGATGTTCTTTGAAACAGCAGCTTCTATTATCACCATTGTTTTCTTTGGCAACTGGTTAGAAGATGTATCCATTCAGAAGACACAAAAGACGGTGCGTGAGCTAACGAAGGAACAGAAGGTGATGGCCAATATGATTGCTTATGACGATCAACACAATGAAAATATTTTTCCTGTAGAAAACACCGCATTACAAGTTGGTGATTTGATATTGATAAAGTCTGGCGAGCAGGTGCCAACAGATTGTAAAATACTCAGCGGTGATGCTGAAATAAATGAGGCCATTGTGAGTGGTGAAAGTTTACCTGTTTATAAAAAACAAGGAGACACTATAATTGGTGGCAGCGTTGTTTCTAATGGTACGTTGAAATGCTATGTAACAGCAACAGGTAAAGACACTGTCCGCAGCAGCATTGTTCAAATGATGAAACAGGCACAGGGGCATAAACCGCCGGTGCAGAAGCTGGCTGATAAAATCAGCGCCATATTTGTTCCTATCGTTATCACCATTGCTTTGGTTACACTTGCTATCAATTATTTTTTTGTTGATGGTGTTACTTTTCAGCAGAGCCTGATGCGTTCTATAGCCGTGTTGGTAATAGCTTGTCCTTGTGCTATGGGATTAGCGACACCTGCTGCTATTGCCGTAGGCTTAGGCAGGGCAGCCCGTGAAGGCATCTTGTATACCGACAGCAAAAGCATGGAGCTGTTTCGCAACATTCAACAGATCGTATTTGATAAAACAGGAACGCTTACCAATGGCAATTTTGTAGTTACCGAATTTGAATCTTCTCTACCTGCAGATGACTTCAAGTCGCTGGTGTTTTCACTTGAGAAATTTTCAAATCATCCCATTGCCAAAAGCATTGCTCAACAATGGAAGACGAGCAAGGTGATGAAATGGAAAAAGGTAGAAGAGATAAAAGGAATAGGAATGAAAGCGGAGGACAAGGATGGGAATATTTATCTCATAGGTTCACCACGAATAGACGACAGTGTACAAGGAGCACATCATCTTTATGTAAAGAAGAATGATGAGATAGTAGGCTGGATAGACATTGCAGATGAATTACGACCCGAAGCTAAAGAGGTAATAGACTATTGCCGCAGGGCAAACATTCACACCATTATGCTTAGTGGTGATAGCTATGCAAAATGTAAAGCCATAGCAGAAACACTAGGTATTGATGAAGTAATTGCCGAACAGACACCGCAGCAAAAGCTAGAAAAGATAACACAGCTTGCAAATGAGAAGCCAACCATCATGGTTGGTGATGGCATAAACGATGCACCTGCATTGGCAAAGGCTACAATAAGTATATCCCTGAGCCAGGCATCACAACTGGCCATACAAAGCGCTTCTGTTGTTTTGATGAACAGCGGCCTTACAAAGCTTCCACTGGCAGTTCAGCTAGGCAAAAAGACCTATGGCACCATCAAGAGCAATATGTTCTGGGCGTTCATCTATAACATAGTAGCCATACCAATAGCTGCTGTAGGTTTGCTTACGCCTACAGCCGGTGCGCTGATCATGGGCTTCAGCGATGTAGTACTTGCAGCAAACTCACTTTGGCTGAACTATAAGAAGGTGGAGTAA